GCTAAGTCCGTCAATGTCTACATCAAACGAAGTAGCTAAAATAGGTAAAAGCTGAGCTGGGCAAGTATCGGCTAAGGTGTTAATTACGCTGATGTCTAATCCATCAAGCTTGATGCCAAAGAAATCATCTAGCTTTTTATCAAATTTGCTTTTATGTTTTGGTAATAAACTCATAGCTTAGCCTTTTTGTAAGATATATTAAAATTTATCTTTACAAAGCTATCATCGCCCACTTTTATATCACTTGTTGGATTTGCTAAATTTACTCTATACACTCCGTTTTTATGAAGGACAGAATATATGTAGCTTAAATTTAGGTCTTCGCCTAGATTTAAAGTGCTTGATGTGGCTTTTATGGTTTTATCTATCTCGTCTTGCATAAACATATCGATTAGCTCTAAATTTGCTTTTATCTCGACATTTATTATATTTGCATTTGCTACTATCACGCTATCGGTTAGTGGTCGCACCTTTTCGCCGCTTAGATGATCCGCCACGCTTTGTCTTGTCTCTTCGCTCATGTCGGTTGTTTTTAGATATACATTTACTACTCCTGCACCGCCGTTTAGCACGCTAACTTCCTGCACCTTTGCATTTGCGGACATTGCTTGATAGATATAGGCTTTAGCACTTCCTGCGGTTGAAAAACGTTTGAGTGAAAGCACAGCTCTTTGGCGTAATCTATCATCACTTTCAACTTCGGCTCCGCCTATAAAATCGCTCTCTTGTTTTGCGGTGAGCACGAAAGGAAGCGGAGTTTGGATTAGCTCGCATTTGATTACGCTTGATTTTA
This region of Campylobacter anatolicus genomic DNA includes:
- a CDS encoding baseplate assembly protein, translating into MLNLKNLPYPNVIEELDYDELLTNIKNLFKKYLNDDEISLLESDNYSALLETLAYRELILRARINESVKSMLLPYASGSDLDNVVSIYGIERLKGEKPTASIKFALSTALDYDVFIPAGLVLVSKDGETATLKDSLSIKAGSKEIMGISVLDSYVKSSVIKCELIQTPLPFVLTAKQESDFIGGAEVESDDRLRQRAVLSLKRFSTAGSAKAYIYQAMSANAKVQEVSVLNGGAGVVNVYLKTTDMSEETRQSVADHLSGEKVRPLTDSVIVANANIINVEIKANLELIDMFMQDEIDKTIKATSSTLNLGEDLNLSYIYSVLHKNGVYRVNLANPTSDIKVGDDSFVKINFNISYKKAKL